The following are encoded in a window of Sphingobium sp. AP49 genomic DNA:
- a CDS encoding rhodanese-related sulfurtransferase, whose protein sequence is MFTVAALYRFATFADPQATAADLRALCADLGTCGTLILAHEGINGTVAGTAEAIDRLIAHIRVLPGCADVDVKYATADSAPFGKMKVKVKTEIVTLGAGDLDPAHQAGVHLDPADWNALIADPDTVVIDTRNAYEVAVGTFENAIDPATRSFREFPAWFDDFAAKLRDEGRSPKIAMFCTGGIRCEKSTALVKARGFDEVYHLKGGILRYLEEMPEAQSRWQGDCYVFDERVAVGHGLKQGHYATCSACGLPYPRDTDHDCPGGDADGAWPHRG, encoded by the coding sequence ATGTTCACCGTTGCAGCCCTCTACCGTTTCGCTACCTTCGCCGATCCACAGGCGACCGCCGCCGATCTGCGTGCGCTGTGCGCCGATCTCGGCACCTGCGGCACGCTGATCCTGGCGCATGAAGGCATCAACGGCACGGTCGCCGGCACGGCCGAGGCGATCGACCGGCTGATCGCCCATATCCGCGTGCTGCCCGGCTGCGCCGACGTCGACGTCAAATATGCGACCGCCGACAGCGCGCCCTTCGGCAAGATGAAGGTCAAGGTGAAGACGGAGATCGTGACGCTCGGCGCGGGCGACCTCGACCCTGCCCATCAGGCCGGCGTGCATCTCGATCCCGCAGACTGGAACGCACTGATCGCCGATCCCGACACCGTCGTCATCGACACGCGCAACGCCTATGAGGTGGCGGTCGGCACCTTCGAGAATGCGATCGATCCGGCCACCCGTTCCTTCCGCGAATTTCCCGCCTGGTTCGACGATTTCGCTGCCAAGCTACGCGACGAAGGCCGCAGCCCCAAGATCGCAATGTTCTGCACCGGCGGCATTCGTTGCGAAAAATCGACCGCACTGGTGAAGGCGCGCGGCTTTGACGAGGTCTATCACCTCAAGGGCGGCATCCTGCGTTACCTGGAGGAAATGCCGGAGGCGCAGAGCCGCTGGCAGGGCGACTGCTATGTCTTCGACGAGCGGGTCGCGGTCGGCCATGGCCTCAAGCAAGGCCATTATGCCACCTGCAGCGCCTGTGGCCTGCCCTATCCGCGCGATACCGACCATGACTGCCCCGGCGGCGACGCCGACGGCGCCTGGCCGCATCGGGGCTAA